One genomic region from Stackebrandtia nassauensis DSM 44728 encodes:
- a CDS encoding DUF6597 domain-containing transcriptional factor has protein sequence MTQSYVERAPRAELAGVVRTVWIQRTGAEPYVQRHVPTGGVELHFPIGGRPRLLGPLTGANIEVIPADTTLVGVRFHPGAAPALPTVLDELVDQRVSLSDVWGSAAERLAEAVAVAPTPEAALGVVQEHLLWTFREARHVDRLVAEAVRLLLPWHPVGVGSVAAHLAISSSQLRRRCLHAVGLGPKTLQRTLRFQGFLALAQARAGASDRAATGVSTGVGVDRYGGNGLAGLAIAAGYADHAHLSRECLSLTGLSPRSVLVGGEDQCACGHDHAASYRPFLATRAVAPSRQ, from the coding sequence AGCGTGCTCCCCGGGCCGAGCTGGCCGGGGTGGTGCGCACCGTGTGGATTCAGCGCACCGGCGCGGAGCCGTACGTGCAGCGGCACGTGCCCACCGGCGGCGTCGAACTGCATTTCCCGATCGGCGGCCGGCCCCGGCTGCTGGGGCCGTTGACGGGCGCGAACATCGAGGTCATTCCCGCCGACACGACGCTGGTGGGGGTGCGGTTCCATCCGGGGGCGGCACCGGCGTTGCCGACGGTCCTGGACGAGCTGGTGGACCAGCGGGTGTCGCTTTCGGACGTGTGGGGCAGCGCGGCCGAGCGACTCGCGGAGGCGGTCGCGGTCGCACCGACGCCGGAAGCGGCGTTGGGTGTCGTGCAGGAGCATCTGCTGTGGACGTTCCGCGAAGCCCGACACGTAGATCGGTTGGTCGCCGAAGCGGTGCGGCTTTTGCTGCCGTGGCACCCGGTCGGGGTCGGCAGCGTCGCCGCGCACCTGGCGATCTCGAGCAGCCAGCTGCGGCGGCGGTGCCTGCACGCGGTCGGCCTCGGCCCGAAGACCTTGCAGCGGACGCTGCGGTTCCAGGGCTTCCTGGCGCTGGCACAGGCAAGGGCAGGGGCCAGTGACCGCGCCGCAACCGGGGTCAGCACTGGTGTCGGGGTTGATCGATACGGCGGCAACGGATTGGCCGGGCTGGCGATCGCGGCGGGTTACGCCGATCACGCGCACCTCAGCCGCGAATGCCTGAGCCTCACCGGACTGAGCCCGCGATCGGTACTCGTCGGCGGAGAGGACCAGTGCGCCTGCGGGCACGACCACGCGGCGTCCTACCGTCCGTTCCTCGCCACGCGCGCCGTGGCGCCATCGCGACAGTGA